A window from Physeter macrocephalus isolate SW-GA chromosome 11, ASM283717v5, whole genome shotgun sequence encodes these proteins:
- the AEN gene encoding apoptosis-enhancing nuclease, whose protein sequence is MVARETPESAQCLCPSLASLNAKDVLRRKHKRKSRQHQRFMARKALLQEHGLRSTPPEPGSSPGTEAASSVRQHPRAESGGAPCSRKPTPRESAGPLPSKCVAIDCEMVGTGPRGRVSELARCSVVSYHGEVLYDKYIQPEMPVVDYRTRWSGITRQHMRKAIPFQVAQKEILKLLKGKVLVGHALHNDFQALKYIHPRGQTRDTTYVPSLLSQPSLHARTRVSLKDLALQLLHKKIQVGQHGHSSVEDAMTAMELYRLVEVQWEQQEASSLQLHPEDREPDSSTDMEQYMEDQYWPEDLAQGTSRGTGEAPGRAQ, encoded by the exons ATGGTGGCCCGGGAAACTCCTGAGTCTGCCCAGTGCCTGTGCCCTTCCCTGGCCAGCCTGAATGCCAAGGATGTGCTtcggaggaaacacaagaggaagaGCCGACAGCACCAGCGGTTCATGGCCCGGAAGGCCTTGCTGCAGGAGCATGGGTTGCGAAGCACACCCCCGGAGCCAGGATCCTCCCCAGGCACCGAAGCCGCCAGCAGTGTGAGGCAGCATCCAAGGGCTGAATCTGGAGGTGCCCCATGCAGCAGAAAGCCCACCCCCAGAGAATCTGCTGGGCCCTTGCCCAGCAAGTGTGTGGCTATCGACTGTGAGATGGTGGGCACGGGACCCCGAGGGCGGGTGAGTGAGTTGGCCCGCTGCTCCGTGGTGAGCTACCACGGCGAGGTCCTCTACGACAAGTACATCCAGCCGGAGATGCCCGTCGTGGACTACCGCACTCGCTGGAGCGGCATCACCAGGCAGCACATGCGCAAGGCCATCCCCTTCCAGGTGGCCCAgaaggag ATCCTCAAGCTCCTGAAGGGCAAGGTGTTGGTGGGGCACGCCCTGCACAATGACTTCCAGGCCCTCAAGTACATCCACCCTCGGGGCCAGACCCGGGACACCACTTATGTCCCCAGCCTCCTCAGCCAGCCCAGCCTCCATGCCCGGACCCGCGTCTCTCTCAAGGACCTGGCCCTGCAGCTGCTGCACAAGAAAATCCAG GTGGGCCAGCACGGGCACTCATCGGTGGAAGACGCCATGACGGCCATGGAGCTCTACCGGCTGGTGGAGGTGCAGTGGGAACAGCAGGAGGCCAGCAGCCTCCAACTGCACCCTGAGGACAGAGAGCCCGACAGCAGCACAGACATGGAGCAGTATATGGAGGACCAGTACTGGCCGGAGGACCTGGCCCAGGGCACCAGCAGAGGAACAGGGGAGGCACCGGGCAGAGCGCAGTGA